In a single window of the Cupriavidus basilensis genome:
- a CDS encoding flagellar brake protein has translation MNKLDPASINPPSPDGFQHALADEIHDMLEVLATQERYLDLRLPDGRTVRSRVLFVDVAARQFTLEGCENESDNQAVLASAQSELSTVLDDVSVTLALGAAKRCVFAGATAFAVPLPTMLSQVQRRRDYRAETLDYNYTFEAPLPDGTALVLDIADLSASGVGLRSRTPGTTALAVGAVLPRGILSFGSLARLEVSVRVVRYQLVNTADDVVHHYGCEFVAFDQAALLA, from the coding sequence GTCACCGGATGGATTCCAGCACGCGCTTGCGGATGAGATCCACGACATGCTGGAAGTCCTGGCTACGCAGGAGCGCTACCTCGACTTGCGCTTGCCGGATGGGCGCACCGTGCGCTCACGGGTATTGTTCGTGGATGTTGCAGCGCGCCAGTTTACGCTTGAGGGCTGCGAGAACGAATCCGACAACCAGGCGGTACTGGCCAGCGCACAGAGCGAGCTTTCGACCGTGCTCGACGATGTCTCGGTCACGCTTGCCCTGGGCGCCGCGAAGCGCTGCGTGTTCGCCGGCGCGACCGCATTCGCCGTGCCGCTCCCGACGATGCTGTCCCAGGTGCAGCGGCGGCGCGACTACCGGGCAGAGACGCTGGACTACAACTACACGTTCGAGGCCCCGTTGCCTGACGGCACCGCACTCGTCCTGGACATAGCCGACTTATCGGCTTCCGGCGTGGGGCTGCGCTCGCGCACGCCAGGGACAACCGCACTGGCCGTCGGGGCGGTGCTCCCCAGAGGCATCCTCAGCTTTGGCTCGCTGGCCAGGCTCGAAGTCAGCGTGCGCGTCGTGCGTTACCAACTGGTGAACACGGCCGATGATGTGGTACACCACTACGGCTGCGAATTCGTCGCGTTCGATCAGGCTGCCTTGCTCGCCTGA